In Candidatus Eremiobacteraceae bacterium, one DNA window encodes the following:
- a CDS encoding glycoside hydrolase family 125 protein — MRIWLAVSTAVALLCAAAPTIGQAEELDAISKAAADFHGGSPDTGLLYQQCLLTTIRNDVSYAPDSTAYVITGDIGAMWLRDASAQVRPYLYFADDPDVRTLLKGVIAREANDLLVDPYANAFNRNYKVAEEKFELDSLSYPIWLAWTYWKQTGDTTPFTLSAKHAYESALGVMELERDHQLSHYTNRSLPNGGSGAIVGYTGMIWTGFRPSDDPAEYGYNIPDNMFAVVALSDLADLEENVWHDDAMRAQAIDVRDGVRTGINDYGIVYTDKYGYIYAYEVDGLGKSDLMDDANVPSLLSIPYIGYEPATSAVYQNTRRFVLSPDNPYYFTGAAASGVGSPHTPRGYVWPLALVMQGLTTTDATEVSTVVAELHNSDLGDHLLHESFDPNEPARYTRSNFGWPCSLFAELVLNRVMGYATLPVADLGGASPRVERATAAGH, encoded by the coding sequence GTGAGGATCTGGTTGGCCGTATCAACCGCGGTCGCATTGTTATGCGCTGCGGCCCCGACCATTGGCCAGGCTGAAGAACTCGACGCGATCTCAAAAGCTGCCGCCGACTTTCACGGCGGCAGCCCCGATACCGGGCTCTTGTATCAACAGTGCCTGTTGACCACGATCCGAAACGACGTCTCGTATGCGCCCGACTCCACAGCCTACGTCATAACGGGCGACATCGGCGCCATGTGGCTGCGCGACGCGAGCGCGCAAGTGCGGCCGTATCTCTATTTCGCCGACGACCCCGATGTCCGTACATTGCTGAAAGGCGTCATCGCGCGCGAGGCCAACGACCTGCTGGTGGACCCCTACGCGAACGCGTTCAACCGGAACTACAAAGTCGCCGAAGAGAAATTCGAACTCGACTCGCTCTCGTATCCGATCTGGCTGGCGTGGACGTACTGGAAGCAGACGGGCGATACGACGCCGTTCACACTCTCCGCGAAGCACGCTTACGAGTCGGCGCTCGGCGTTATGGAGTTGGAGCGCGATCACCAGCTCTCCCACTACACGAACCGCTCGCTCCCTAACGGCGGAAGCGGAGCGATCGTCGGATACACGGGCATGATATGGACCGGCTTCCGGCCGTCGGACGATCCGGCGGAATATGGGTATAACATCCCAGACAACATGTTCGCAGTGGTCGCGCTGTCCGATCTCGCCGACCTCGAAGAAAACGTCTGGCACGACGACGCGATGCGCGCGCAGGCGATCGACGTGCGTGACGGCGTACGAACCGGCATCAACGACTACGGCATCGTCTATACGGATAAGTATGGATACATCTACGCCTACGAAGTGGACGGGCTCGGCAAATCGGATCTGATGGACGACGCAAACGTGCCCAGCCTGTTGTCGATACCGTACATCGGCTACGAGCCCGCCACGAGCGCGGTCTATCAGAACACGCGCCGCTTCGTGCTCTCGCCCGACAATCCGTACTATTTCACGGGAGCAGCGGCGAGCGGTGTCGGCAGTCCGCATACGCCGCGGGGTTACGTCTGGCCGCTCGCACTCGTCATGCAAGGGCTCACCACGACCGACGCAACGGAAGTCTCCACAGTCGTCGCAGAGCTGCATAACTCGGACCTTGGAGATCATCTGCTGCACGAATCATTCGATCCGAACGAACCCGCACGATATACGCGATCGAATTTCGGCTGGCCGTGCTCGCTGTTCGCGGAGCTCGTGCTCAATCGGGTGATGGGCTACGCGACGTTGCCGGTAGCCGACCTCGGCGGGGCGTCGCCGCGCGTCGAGCGCGCCACTGCGGCCGGTCATTGA
- a CDS encoding adenylosuccinate synthase, which translates to MPVHVVVGAQWGDEGKGRIVDFLSTRADIAARYGGGANAGHTVRVGEKTYKLRIVPSGAVAGCEACIIGPGTVIHPETFLAEIEKLAMAGVDTSRIWISDLAHLIMPYHIALERSRETARGADALGTTGNGIGPAYGDRVARTGIRAGDLREPARCKAIIAAKSAELGSAGIAFDPAEVWRGLEALSATLLAHVCDTVSMINVALDHGKTVLAEGAQGSMLDVGLGTYPYVTSSVTVAGGAGAGLGFGPTRIASVIGVSKAYATRVGSGPFPTEDLGEAGERLRAIGREVGVVTGRARRCGWLDLVGLRYAVAVNGITELALTKLDVLDDFDEIQVGVGYDGDAALSVPLQIAAGAKPRFQSLPGWKEPTVNTRTFGDLPAHARSYVEFVERACGIPVTLISVGPERSQIVERGARIPVQAAGA; encoded by the coding sequence ATGCCCGTACACGTTGTCGTAGGCGCTCAATGGGGTGATGAGGGCAAAGGCCGCATCGTCGATTTCTTGAGCACGCGCGCCGATATCGCGGCGCGCTACGGTGGAGGCGCCAATGCCGGGCACACCGTCCGCGTCGGTGAGAAGACCTACAAGCTGCGCATCGTTCCCAGCGGCGCAGTTGCCGGTTGTGAAGCGTGCATCATCGGCCCGGGCACCGTCATCCATCCGGAGACGTTTCTGGCAGAGATCGAGAAGCTTGCCATGGCCGGCGTGGACACATCCCGCATCTGGATCTCCGACCTCGCGCATCTTATCATGCCGTATCACATCGCGCTCGAAAGATCGCGCGAGACCGCCCGCGGTGCAGACGCACTCGGCACGACCGGGAACGGTATCGGACCCGCATACGGCGATCGCGTCGCACGAACAGGCATCCGCGCCGGCGATCTTCGCGAGCCGGCGCGCTGCAAGGCGATCATCGCTGCAAAATCCGCAGAGCTCGGCAGCGCCGGGATCGCATTCGACCCTGCTGAGGTCTGGCGCGGTCTCGAGGCGCTCTCCGCCACGCTCCTCGCGCACGTCTGCGACACGGTGAGCATGATCAATGTCGCCCTCGACCACGGCAAGACGGTGCTTGCAGAGGGTGCACAAGGCAGCATGCTCGATGTCGGTCTCGGAACGTATCCGTACGTCACGTCGTCCGTCACGGTTGCCGGCGGAGCCGGCGCCGGACTTGGATTCGGACCCACTCGCATCGCGTCCGTGATCGGTGTCTCGAAGGCGTACGCCACGCGCGTCGGCAGCGGGCCGTTCCCCACCGAAGATTTGGGTGAAGCCGGCGAGCGGTTACGTGCCATCGGCCGCGAGGTCGGCGTCGTCACCGGACGGGCGCGCCGTTGCGGCTGGCTCGATCTCGTCGGCCTGCGCTATGCGGTCGCCGTCAATGGGATCACCGAACTTGCGCTTACCAAACTTGACGTGCTCGACGATTTCGACGAGATCCAGGTTGGCGTCGGCTACGATGGCGACGCGGCGCTCTCCGTTCCGCTTCAGATCGCAGCCGGCGCGAAGCCGCGCTTCCAGTCTTTGCCCGGTTGGAAAGAGCCCACGGTGAATACACGAACGTTCGGCGATCTTCCGGCGCATGCGCGATCGTATGTGGAATTCGTCGAAAGAGCATGCGGGATTCCGGTCACCCTTATCTCCGTCGGACCGGAGCGAAGCCAGATCGTCGAGCGCGGCGCGCGAATCCCAGTGCAAGCCGCAGGCGCGTGA
- a CDS encoding response regulator transcription factor: MARDSDRAAKAPATRTALVVDDEPAIVELVRDALDAAGYSVDTALDGLAALRSARRRSPDIVILDIGLPGLDGFEVCRQLRKESNAPVLFLTARSSEVDRVVGLELGADDYIIKPFSARELIARVRAVSRRAGTAPPEAAARRAVGEIEIDSQKREVTIGGRHVRLKPREFDVLWLLTCNEGRVFTRDQLIETVWGFDFDGDPRTVDVHVRRIRRAIADDARAPRYLHTIHGLGYKLVAPPIG; the protein is encoded by the coding sequence ACGGCGCTCGTCGTCGACGACGAGCCGGCGATCGTCGAACTCGTGCGCGATGCGCTGGACGCCGCCGGCTACTCGGTCGACACCGCGCTCGATGGATTGGCCGCGCTACGCAGCGCGCGCAGGCGCTCGCCGGACATCGTCATACTCGACATAGGTCTGCCGGGTCTCGACGGCTTCGAAGTCTGCCGGCAACTGCGTAAAGAATCGAACGCGCCCGTTCTCTTCCTCACAGCGCGCAGCTCCGAAGTCGACCGTGTCGTCGGTCTTGAGCTCGGCGCAGACGATTACATCATCAAGCCTTTCTCCGCGCGCGAACTTATCGCGCGCGTCCGCGCCGTATCGCGACGCGCGGGCACAGCGCCGCCGGAAGCGGCAGCGCGCCGCGCTGTCGGCGAAATCGAGATCGATTCGCAGAAGCGCGAAGTGACTATCGGCGGCAGGCACGTGCGCCTCAAGCCGCGCGAATTCGACGTGCTGTGGCTGTTGACGTGCAACGAAGGCCGCGTCTTCACGCGCGACCAACTGATCGAGACCGTCTGGGGATTTGATTTCGACGGCGATCCTCGAACCGTTGACGTCCATGTGCGCCGCATCAGGCGTGCCATCGCCGACGACGCGCGTGCCCCGCGCTATTTGCACACCATACACGGACTTGGCTATAAGCTCGTCGCACCGCCAATCGGATAG
- the gatC gene encoding Asp-tRNA(Asn)/Glu-tRNA(Gln) amidotransferase subunit GatC, with protein MTDVPIDIAHVAKLARIALTDDESAAFTAQFAKLFDYIEELQALDVTHVSATAQVIPIMNVMRDDMIRDCLDRAAALANAPETSGPYFKVPRILE; from the coding sequence ATGACCGACGTACCAATCGATATCGCGCACGTCGCCAAGCTGGCGCGCATCGCGCTGACCGACGATGAGTCTGCTGCCTTCACGGCGCAGTTCGCCAAGCTCTTCGATTACATCGAGGAATTGCAGGCGCTCGATGTCACCCACGTCTCCGCGACCGCCCAAGTCATCCCGATCATGAACGTCATGCGCGACGACATGATCCGCGACTGTCTGGATCGCGCGGCCGCGCTCGCGAACGCGCCGGAAACGAGCGGCCCGTACTTCAAAGTGCCGCGCATCCTGGAATGA
- the rlmD gene encoding 23S rRNA (uracil(1939)-C(5))-methyltransferase RlmD, translating into MTISGAPRAPADGSILLDDLLENGQGVGRADGVVTFVTGGLPGERVRVAIDAVKRNYRSGHVTEIEERSPDRVDAGCAVFPRCGGCQTLHLRDEAEREWKRRLVRDALMRIGDLPDVEIAPTVSGTGDGRTGYRNKVTLVCRYHKGAMRLGFFEARSHRLVAIEECPVLLPRLDAAVKSLVRFASEVPAVCEGATHIIARASATGDELVVAFTGPSANRRLGAHTEELRRRLPQLTGIVMTWDLAGENAVFGRRSAVLWGSPVVRERVAGATFSFGIASFFQINTAVLELIAREMLARLAGANRIVDLYCGVGTFSVIAGMHGMATTGVESFALAVGEAAANAAENGLTRSAFECATVADALKAERGATLLAGADAAILDPPRKGCEPEVLAALAASGVGRLLYVSCNPATLARDAKALSSGGFTLGKVTPYDMFPHTGHVEVLAEFTR; encoded by the coding sequence TTGACGATCAGCGGCGCGCCTAGAGCGCCCGCCGACGGCTCGATCCTTCTCGACGATCTTCTCGAGAACGGCCAAGGGGTCGGGCGCGCCGACGGAGTCGTCACCTTCGTCACAGGTGGGCTGCCTGGTGAACGCGTTCGCGTCGCCATCGATGCGGTCAAGCGCAATTATCGCAGCGGTCACGTCACCGAAATCGAAGAGCGATCACCAGATCGCGTTGACGCCGGTTGTGCCGTGTTCCCACGTTGCGGCGGTTGTCAGACCCTGCATTTGCGCGACGAAGCCGAGCGCGAATGGAAACGCCGGCTCGTTCGCGACGCGCTCATGCGCATCGGCGACCTGCCGGACGTCGAAATCGCGCCAACCGTTTCGGGTACGGGTGATGGGCGCACCGGTTACCGCAATAAGGTCACGCTCGTCTGCCGCTACCATAAAGGTGCGATGCGGCTTGGATTCTTCGAGGCGCGATCGCATCGGCTCGTCGCAATTGAAGAGTGCCCCGTGCTGCTGCCGCGTCTTGACGCCGCCGTCAAATCGCTTGTGCGGTTCGCGTCGGAGGTGCCCGCTGTGTGTGAAGGCGCGACGCACATCATCGCGCGCGCAAGCGCGACCGGCGATGAGCTCGTCGTCGCATTTACCGGCCCGAGCGCGAATCGCAGGCTCGGCGCGCACACGGAAGAGCTGCGCCGGCGGCTGCCCCAACTCACCGGCATCGTCATGACGTGGGATTTGGCCGGCGAGAACGCCGTCTTCGGGCGGCGGTCGGCAGTGCTGTGGGGAAGCCCCGTCGTGCGCGAACGCGTGGCCGGCGCGACGTTCTCGTTCGGCATCGCATCGTTCTTTCAGATCAACACGGCCGTACTCGAGCTCATCGCGCGGGAGATGCTCGCGCGGCTCGCGGGTGCGAATCGCATCGTCGACCTCTACTGCGGAGTGGGGACGTTCAGCGTCATCGCCGGTATGCATGGAATGGCAACCACCGGGGTGGAGTCGTTTGCGCTCGCCGTGGGCGAAGCAGCGGCCAACGCTGCCGAGAACGGTTTGACCCGTTCGGCATTTGAATGCGCTACCGTCGCCGACGCGCTCAAGGCCGAGCGCGGCGCCACGCTCCTCGCGGGCGCTGACGCGGCGATTCTCGATCCGCCGCGGAAAGGCTGCGAACCGGAAGTGCTGGCCGCGTTAGCAGCGTCAGGCGTGGGTCGGTTGCTCTACGTCTCGTGCAATCCGGCGACCCTTGCGCGCGATGCCAAGGCGCTTTCATCCGGCGGCTTCACCCTCGGTAAGGTCACGCCGTACGATATGTTTCCGCATACGGGGCATGTCGAGGTTCTTGCCGAATTCACGAGATAA
- a CDS encoding ATP-binding protein has product MRPRTERRDLPSRIPELRGLIPALRDLAQRRRAAPLLYLEITGLDGLRSAARHKALRACKRAVAAALAASAGSVLRRGDAVAAGPNAAWFAALLVGRSIDVAHRPGAPDADLVVAATRLRQAVLAAFRDEAARGKIPAGAGVRAGWTVVEPADAGAALAEFRLAVRGAAVVARIEERRAAFLASVTHELRTPLTAIIGYAERLQAGGRKAPGSLQRDLAIIESEGRRLARLVEGLIDAGAWGAGSLRLRTEPVGIGELTDAGWATVEPRHAVRKVNFLRRGDATVSADRERLQQVLVNVLDNAARHARHSVTATIARRGGKIRIAIEDDGAGFAAEAIRDFARPFAVGPLGHLGLGLSIARLLVEAHGGTLRASPRRNGGGASVIATLPVRDPK; this is encoded by the coding sequence ATGCGCCCGAGAACCGAGCGCCGCGACTTGCCATCGCGTATCCCTGAACTGCGCGGACTCATCCCCGCGTTGCGCGACCTTGCGCAGCGCCGGCGAGCGGCGCCATTGCTCTATCTCGAGATCACGGGGCTAGACGGGCTTCGGTCCGCGGCGCGTCACAAAGCGCTGCGCGCTTGCAAACGCGCGGTTGCGGCTGCGCTCGCGGCGTCGGCTGGGAGCGTCCTGCGGCGAGGCGATGCGGTCGCCGCCGGACCCAATGCCGCATGGTTCGCCGCACTGTTGGTTGGACGGTCCATCGATGTTGCCCACCGGCCGGGGGCGCCGGATGCGGACCTCGTCGTCGCGGCAACGCGGCTGCGCCAGGCGGTGCTCGCCGCTTTCCGCGACGAAGCTGCGCGCGGCAAGATACCGGCCGGAGCGGGGGTGCGCGCGGGGTGGACGGTCGTGGAACCCGCCGACGCGGGCGCTGCACTCGCGGAATTTCGCCTCGCCGTCCGCGGCGCGGCGGTTGTGGCGCGTATCGAGGAGCGCCGCGCAGCATTTCTCGCGAGCGTGACCCACGAGCTGCGCACGCCCCTGACGGCGATCATCGGCTACGCCGAACGGCTGCAAGCGGGCGGCCGGAAGGCGCCGGGTTCGCTGCAACGCGACCTCGCGATCATCGAGTCGGAGGGTCGCCGGCTGGCGCGGCTCGTCGAAGGCTTGATCGACGCAGGCGCGTGGGGCGCCGGAAGCCTTCGCCTGCGCACTGAGCCGGTAGGCATCGGTGAGCTCACCGATGCGGGGTGGGCCACGGTTGAACCGCGTCATGCCGTTCGAAAGGTGAATTTCCTACGGCGCGGCGACGCGACGGTTTCGGCGGACCGCGAACGGCTGCAGCAAGTGCTCGTCAACGTGCTGGACAACGCAGCGCGGCATGCGAGACACAGCGTGACGGCCACCATCGCGCGCCGCGGCGGAAAGATCCGCATCGCCATCGAGGATGACGGCGCCGGCTTCGCGGCCGAGGCGATTCGCGATTTCGCTCGGCCGTTCGCGGTCGGGCCGCTCGGCCACCTCGGCCTCGGACTGTCGATCGCGCGCCTCCTCGTCGAAGCGCACGGCGGCACGCTGCGCGCGTCGCCGCGCCGTAACGGCGGCGGCGCGAGCGTCATCGCCACATTACCCGTTCGCGATCCGAAGTAG